In Mya arenaria isolate MELC-2E11 chromosome 1, ASM2691426v1, the genomic stretch CAGCCTACAGTGTTTTAGATATTTCTCTGTGCATGGCTTTACTGAGCATTGAATCCACACTGTAGAAACCCCATTGCAGTCTGCACTCGCTcgaaaatatcttaaattttaGTTTAAGCTTGGTGTTTTCCTTAAAATTAGAAAGAGACCGCTTTTCCGCCTGTACCAATGATTCGATCACTTTGTAAGACATTGTTTAGCAAACCAAGAATGATTGATTTTTATGCAAAGAATATTGTGAGTTCACATGAAGCTTTAAAAAACGAAAACTAagctgtttttaaaaatgagcaAATTCAAGCAATATTAAAATGGCATCAGGTTGCGTAATATTTCTGTCAGCGGAGGATATCAACTTTTATcaccaaacaaaatgtaaaatatttcacccgaaaatactctttcaaataaaacaacatgtttagtttaattgacaataaaataaaaatccatTTTTGGGCACAAATGTGTCCCTTAATTGGAAGGGAAATGGTAATAGAAGCGCGTTCTACACTATTCTATGAAACTAACTGACGTATCGACTAACTGTTTTGGAACATGAGAAAGGTCTCGTTgtcttgaaatattaaaaaaacgtaGGCTTGttataacataaaaatgcaaatttatgaCCTAACTATTTAATAACTAATTTTAAATAGAAGCTCAGAGTTATACATATTCTTGAGGAATATAACACATACCATTCAACATTCTGGTGTTCATCATTACAAGATGTTTGATACTCATTGTATTAACTTGTTTTCAACTGCAAACATTCGATACATTACATTCTGCATTTGAGTTAATCATCGTGGTGTTTCAATACGCTGCTCTACCCTTTTAACCAGTCAATGGCTTATTAAGACACACAAATATATAGCTAGACTTCGTATTCCAATAGCGTTAATATTGTACActtgaatatcaaaataactGGAAATAGGTATTCACAGAAATTTCCGAAAGCACGTCAATGGGGGCCATCTTGTTAACGTTAGGTCGAATTATCGAATTGATATTTCTTAGtaatttgaatatcaatttcTAGGCTTTAGCTTTGTTTGTCAGTGTATGCATATTTGATTCTGCAAGTATATCTTGTGACACTCGCTTCCCATTTTACTTTAACTCTCAGAGtggttaatatttgaaagttaaaaatgacGCCCTTTACATTGTTGGAAACATTAACATCATTCCGAACAATCGACCAAATATCTTACAAATTGCATTTCTAAGACTGCGgttgaaataatgataaacttaATTATGTAACAAGCGAAGACAAAGACATATCATATATCACTTCACTGAAATACGTAGTGCTGTTGTAAATGATAGCATTGCACGTCATAATGAGTAGCCACACATGTTCACACTAAAAGTACTAAAGGCATCACTTGAATGTGAAACATCAGACTGAGTTACAACCAACAAAgtcaaaatgcattttcttgcCTGGACTCTTCTTTTCGTGGCGCTTACCGGAAGCAGCGGCACGTACATCATGCCTCCACCCCCGACTCCTCCACCGCATAATGGGTGTACGGTCGAGGGACATTACTACTCATGCGGTCAGTGATATATTTAAGATCATTTGTGCGATTTTGatatcatgttttgttataaGTAGTATGTGAACTggtaaatgtgtttaaatgttattgctattaaatcaattttaacagTTCAAGTAAAGTCGAATCCTGGACCCGCCCCTTCTTGCTATTACGGAAACCGCGTACTAAGATTACGTGTTACATTTCAGGAACATTTGAGGATCCCCGTGACCGATGTAGCGAATGTCAGTGCTATCCGGAGAACACATTGAAGTGTGTTAAGAAGCCATGCGGGGAACCACACTGCGGCTACGAGATGCAGGAACCAACCCCTGACAAATGTTGCAAGCGGTGTTTGCCCGAGTGTGCGTTAATTGATTGCCCAGTCTGCAACTGTCCGTTGGAGCAGAGATATTTCAGGCCGAATTCTTGTTGCCCCGAATGCAGACCAGAAGATGATTCAAGTGAAGAAGACCCCAAAACGCCATATGATGACGTCAGATGTAGGAAAGGCTCGAAGTACTACCGATGCGGTTGGTATTAATAAGGGTTAATGAACAGTTTGTGCTGATGCTTAATGatgatttgaacattttctaaaaataccttttttattttaaaaaaacatgtcaacaaatgtattttgtatcaaaacatATACTAACGAAACGCATCCGCTTTAACTAGGCTTAAAAATGGTTTGGAtggggttacatccttttcaaaaataggtaggttAGATAggcttttttgtttattttcttaagaGGTTTTATAAAAGCATGTTAGTTTCATCATTggggaatggtgttaaagtCATCTTCTGTTTAAAGCATTCAAGGCTTTGAACTACAAATGAAAAGCACCAAAAATACATTCCTAGGTAGGGTAACCCCTAACCAAATGTATATTTAGGCCATATGCTACTAAAAGGCACACATgaatcatttgtatttttaaaattctgCCATCTGTTTTTAGGAACCTTTGAAGACCCTGAGGACAGATGTAGTATGTGTACGTGCTACAGAAATGGCAATGTTAAGTGTGAAAAGAAGCTTTGCGCCCCTCTGCCGTGCGGGTACAAGCGTCAAATGCAGGTGCCAGGCGGCTGCTGTAATAGATGTGACTTCAACTGCGGCCGATGTCCGCGGCTTTCGTgccataaacaaataatcccaGCAGATGCGTGTTGTCCCGTATGCTTGTATGACCCAGACAGTAGTAGTAGCGATAGCGGAAGTAGCGACAGCAGCGGAAGTAGCAATAGTGGGAGCAGCGGAAGTAGCGACACCAGTGGAAGCAGTGGAAGTAGCAGTGTTGGGAACAGCGGAAGTAGCGACAGCAACGGAAACAGCGGAAGTAGCAACGGTGGGAGTAGCGGAAGTAGCGACAGCAGCGGAAGTAACAATGGTGGGAGCAGCGGAAGCAGCGACAGCATCGGAAACAGTGGTAATAGCAATGGTGGGAACAGCGGAAGCAGCGATGATGGGAACAGCGGCAGTAGCGATGGTAGGAACAGCGGAAGTAGCGACAGCATCGGAAACAGCGAAAGTAGCAATAGTGGGAACAGCGGAAGTAGCGATGATGGGGACAGCAGCAGTAGCGATGATGGAAACAGCGGAAGTAGCGACAGCATCGGAAAAAGTGGAAGTAGCAATGGCGGGAACAACGGAAGTAGCGACAGCAGCGGAAGTAGCAATGGAGGGAATAGCGGAAGTAGCGATGATGGGAACAGCAGTAGCAGTCACAGCGGTAGCATTCCCGGCGGAAGcggaagcagcagcagcagtagtggTGAACCTGGCTGCGACAAAGATGGACAACATTATGGAATAGGTGAGCGGGCCTTTTTTCTGAACGTAACGAATTCACGTTAAATTCTGCTTCAGAACAGGCATACACTGAAAATAACTGTAATCAAGTAATTACTGGAGTTTCCATGTAAGTTATTGCTTACATTCCATGAtgctattgtttaaaatgttaagtattTCGTAGAAAAAAGGGGGTTAAGAGCatgataatataattttaatgaaaaacaacatttttttttttttttcaaaaataaaacattgaaagaaTGGTATGGAAAATGAACatctgtttaaaaaatgaaaaagaaatgcCTTGGTTTTTATGGGTGATTATAATCCCTGCTGATTAGAATTTCttaacttttgcatttttaacaccTTCGCGTTTCAAgcaattcaaaaacaaaatcattatgcATTATCTTTCTGAAAGATTTAATGGAAAGCTATTAATAAATGTTGCAAGAGTATTAACTTCATCGGTCTATGGATAATTTGTGAAAATTTAGTTCAGGTTAGGCCAATTGTTTGTGTGGTTAGGGTTAAAATTCGACCCCCGGATTGGCAGTCAAATGtattaccactagaccacggatccgtcCCCTTGTTTGTAAGTTTACATTGGTATTCATACGGGTAAGATAACCATGCCTCACCCGCTCAGGTCTTTCATGTTACGTAATACCGCCCTTAAAACACTGCAGGTCCTTTTGACGTCCCCTGCTACACGTGTGAGTGCTTCGAAAACGGAGAaacaaaatgtgaaaaggtgcCATGCGAGGAAGCCAGCTGTGGTGTGAATAAACAGAAGAACAATGAATGCGGGTGTCCCGTCTGCGATGAGTCATGCAGCGAGATACGTTGCCCGCCACTGAACTGCCCTAAGGAACGGATGTACTATGAGCCCGACTCGTGCTGTCAGACGTGCCAGTGTTTGTTCGACGGAAATTGGATTCCGGAAGGTAGcattagtatttgtttattctGCCCTAATGATCTTTTACGATTTGCTGAGATCTCTTGACTTTAtacttttgcaaaattaattaagttccatttataaaaaacaccTGATGTCTCAAACCTCAGGTATGGTATTCAGTTGTTATTATTTAAGCATTGTTATCTACTAATGAGTTAGGTATTTCGGCATCATAAGCATGTTGACGAAGGCTTGAGAAAAAGTTGATGTAGTCCTATGAACTTCCACGATCGAAAACAGGTAGGATAGGAaggatttttatttacttgtctattaggctttatatatgAACGTAATTGTCATCTTTTTAGAATGttgttaaagtaatattttgaatacaGCTTTAAAGGTCTTAAACTACATATTACAACacatagttattattatttttatacgaACTGgctataatgcaccagtcaattgtaaccacgcccaccccccccccaccccaggtccggggaataacggggactttgactttagTTCAAGCCAACCGCGGGTataatccccgccctgcggggacgaactgctggtcaaatccccgccaaatgcccccgcccccagggagcctaggtaaggcacattccgcgctatattttgcgcgaagtcaaaatcaccgcattcacccggcacttcGGGGCCacttgaaaggtaaaaacacggcccatttccccggctatctcTTGTAtaccctcggacctgggggccgtggttacaattgactggtgcataacaacgGTAGGGTCAGCGCCTGTTTCGTAGGTAGAgtcgggtaacctgaaccaaGTATTTTTTTAGGTCTACCATTTCCTACCAAATCTTATTACTGTAGGTGAAATACTGTCGATGCTAAATGCGTGTTGTTAAATGTTATACATCATCGTtaatgtacagtcgaaccccgttggctcgaactcgcttggctcgtatttctcgttggctcgaactggaataaaaggaccgattttttatactgaaggtaaacgttcccgcttggctcgaattttccgaggttCAAGGTATTTTTCCATGTCCCtgaaagttcgagccaacggggttcgactgtattaatttaattttacaaaatgagtaaataattgttaaacatcTGCAACTTGTTTGACCAGCTttagcagtgtgtgtataccacgtgataaattgcgtcataaatgctacgtcggaaggcaatattttgcttcgaatgaagactttaaacaatgataacttttcattatcttttccattttaaatgaaccatagcacagtctatgccgcttacggagccccgccttcggacTTTTACCAAAGCTTGATAGAGagtatagttttttttaaaacacttcgacaaaacttttcacaatacggccgtctgacggagcacttcaaaacattgtttttaaaacaggtttgtcgaagtgtttgatgaaactaatcaccttatcaaactccggttataaaacaaaggtggggctctttaagcggcatagactgcccgttgtttcatttaaaaaggtttagtaaaaggaaagttatctttgagttaaatcttcattttaagcaaaatattgccttccgacgtagcatatatgacgtaaattatcacgtggtatacacacactgtttagGATTATAACTTGTTTAAAACAGACTGATCAATCAAATGAAGATTTGCATATTTGAATCTCACACTTCCTTTCTTAATTTGGAAgtaattgtgtatttttaagCAAGTGAATGAGCTAAATATGAAGCCATTGATATTGACTGGTAAAggtaataaaaatcaatttgcTTTATATAGGTTCATTCGGAGATGGTTGTAACGCATGCATATGCAAAGAAGGCGTTGTCACGTGTTCTCCTCCACCCTGCCCCGCCACGCCTCTCGATTGTGTCAATCCAGTCATCGATGGAAATTGTAAATGGATCTGCCCAAATGGTAAATTGTGTTCATGGctggtatttaatattggtcttaagtagatctaagaacgatgtagctaaacggattacttgttataaataactgaccaatggagtgaatggagtcaatgatgtatgaccctaaGAATAACTTTAGTTGTATATTGAATGCCACTCCATCTTCATTCATATTCAATTGCTGTATATTTGAACTTGATAACCCTAATACGTCATCTGAAACATGTGCGAGGTAATGTCATCAATTAACATTGAAACTGGTActttaataatgttaacaattgttCACTTATTTGTGCCGTCGTATATCGCGGCAACGTGaacatgacgtcatttgaatatatttacacctcaacttccattccttaaatgaactgcctttcggcagttgcgttcatcaatcgatgaacgcaacatcttcggatgtgttcggatcgtaattcattgcataacaatatacatgaaagctattgatcttgttattggttgtattgtgtctgcaggtcccgtaaaatatagatcaacatttttaaaagtgttagtttattatattttaaatatattggtaccagaagtgttttaattttacgttttaaagtgatttcaagtggttgatcttttcccgcgttattgtgacgtcatttgaaaaaaatgtttccggttatagtcgggtcgttctatttacagaatgggtaaaaacggattactgaaaggttttcttaaataaaatgaagtatttttttaacaattcttgaatgaaataatgaactattggtgtaaatataaggaatgaattgcggggttgatgtcattatcggggatatgaacgcaattgggttggtcaaagaacgcgtggagtccttcggactccacacacattgaccaacccaattgcgttcataccccgataatgacaccaaccccgcaattcattcctgaATTGAAACAGCCCCAACGAATCCCTGAgattaatgaaaaaatgtattatatgaCAATtgcaatgtgtgtataccacgtgataaattgggTCACAAATGCTATGtcggaaagcaatattttgttttgaatgaaaacttacacaaagataactttactataactacaccatttttaataaaacatagcgcagtctacgccgcttacagagacCAGCCTTCGGTCTGTAACCAGATTTTGATTAAGAGTTGAGTGTCTAAAAAGAATTCGACAGATCTTTTCAGAAAACCGCTGCCTGAAGacgcactgtcaaaacattattttggtaacATGTTTGTCCAAGTATTTGaagaaactaatcacctaatcagcGGCGTCACTTAccgccctttgtttcatttaaactggtgtaaaaagagaagaaaagttacctttgttttaagtcttcattttaagcggaattttgccttccgacgtagcacatatgacgtaatttatcacgtggtatacacaaacCGATAAATCACCCAggaatatttttgcaaattataTCGTTTATCCTAACCATTCAAGACTccactattttatttttaggaaCCAACTGCATGATTAACCCAGCTAAAGGTCTAGAAGAGGGGAACGTCCTCAACATCGGAGAACACAAGGTTGTCCTTGGAAACAAATTTTGTATTTCCGTTTCCGGTGATTATTGGGCCCCGGCTTGCTACTGCGTCACAATGAATTGGACGGAGTTTATCTTGAAGTTACACGGAGGAGAATGCATTAAGGATCCAAAGTGGTAGATAAAAGCACCCAAGACTAACAATGAATAAGCataaagtt encodes the following:
- the LOC128222707 gene encoding uncharacterized protein LOC128222707, whose protein sequence is MHFLAWTLLFVALTGSSGTYIMPPPPTPPPHNGCTVEGHYYSCGTFEDPRDRCSECQCYPENTLKCVKKPCGEPHCGYEMQEPTPDKCCKRCLPECALIDCPVCNCPLEQRYFRPNSCCPECRPEDDSSEEDPKTPYDDVRCRKGSKYYRCGTFEDPEDRCSMCTCYRNGNVKCEKKLCAPLPCGYKRQMQVPGGCCNRCDFNCGRCPRLSCHKQIIPADACCPVCLYDPDSSSSDSGSSDSSGSSNSGSSGSSDTSGSSGSSSVGNSGSSDSNGNSGSSNGGSSGSSDSSGSNNGGSSGSSDSIGNSGNSNGGNSGSSDDGNSGSSDGRNSGSSDSIGNSESSNSGNSGSSDDGDSSSSDDGNSGSSDSIGKSGSSNGGNNGSSDSSGSSNGGNSGSSDDGNSSSSHSGSIPGGSGSSSSSSGEPGCDKDGQHYGIGPFDVPCYTCECFENGETKCEKVPCEEASCGVNKQKNNECGCPVCDESCSEIRCPPLNCPKERMYYEPDSCCQTCQCLFDGNWIPEGTNCMINPAKGLEEGNVLNIGEHKVVLGNKFCISVSGDYWAPACYCVTMNWTEFILKLHGGECIKDPKW